A region of the Pseudobacteriovorax antillogorgiicola genome:
ATTCCACTGCCCACCTCGTTTTCCTGTAGGGGGCAGAAGATCTTTGATCAACCCAAATTGCTCATCCGTGAGCTCAAAACGACCAGCCAAGGTGTATCTCCTAGAAGTTTCAAGGATCATACACCATTTTTAGGTATTCGTCAGACAGAACCTAGATGTTTTGGGTTAACTGAAGGGATTAGGTTAATCAATTCTCATGAATTATTGAACATTTGTTGAAGATTGAGCTCAGTACTTGGGAAGTTGCCATGATGTTAAAACACGCACTATTTCTATTTCCACTTTTTTTATTTCATTTCTCGTGTGACATGCAGGAGTCGTCGCGCCCATCAAACGTCGAACCTTTGGAATGGCTGGATGAAGGAGTATATCAAATAATTAATAGACACAGTCAACTGGCTCTAGATGTAGCGAGGATTAGTCGTGAAGATGGGGCAAACGTGTTGCAGTTCAAGCCAAAGTCATCTGATAATCAAAAGTTTAGAGTTACGCCTCTAAGTAACGGCTACTATTCCATTAGGCC
Encoded here:
- a CDS encoding RICIN domain-containing protein; this encodes MMLKHALFLFPLFLFHFSCDMQESSRPSNVEPLEWLDEGVYQIINRHSQLALDVARISREDGANVLQFKPKSSDNQKFRVTPLSNGYYSIRPLHSNKSIEVYEASRSAGGQVRQWYYHGADHQQWDIKALKVATSR